ACCAGTACGGAACCTAAAATAAACAGACTGACTATCGCCCCTGCGTCCAAAATTCGCTTTCTCCTTTGCCCTGCGCCATTCGAGTGGAAATGTTAACACGGAAAACATTGATTAATCGTGCTATGTAAGGGCGAGGCTTAATTATTTTGCCTCAATACCGGATGACCGCTGATTGTCAGGCTGGCGGTTTGCCCATCATGGTGCAGTTCGCCATATGCACCTAAGGGGAGGGTAACCGTTTCCGGTTCATGGCCGAAAGGCAAACCACGCAGAACGGGAATCGATAAGCGTTGCTGCAACATGTGGCACATCTCGTCGAAATCGTAATCGCCGTCGTAATCACTTAACGTAGCTCCGTTGAAGCTGCCCAGAATCAGCGCTTTTTGACGCGCTAAAATCCCGGCGTGATGCAGTTGCAAAAGCATGCGCTCGACGCGGAAAGGGTGCTCATTAATATCTTCGACCACCAAAATGCCGCCATCAATCGGAGTTAGCCATGGCGACCCCATCAGCGACACTAACATGGCGAGATTGCCGCCCCATAATTTCCCGCTCGCCGAACACGCCGGTGTGGCGCTCTGCCAGTTCAGCGTGAATTGCGGCTCAGTAATGGCCTGCCAGAAATGCTGCCAGGTGAAGCTGTTTAGCTCTTCGGAACCAAAGTTTCCGGCAAGCATCGGGCCGCTAAAAGTGATGGTTCCGGTCTGAGAAAGCAGCGCTAACTGGATAGCCGTGAAATCACTATGCCCGCAGATTATCGGCGTACGTTCGCGCAAGGCGCGGCCAATACGCGAATAGTCAATATTTTCAAGCAGGCGAGTGGCACCGTACCCGCCGCGCACCGCCAGAACAATGTCGCACTCTGTAGGAAGTACAGATAAATCCTGAATATCAGCCAGCCGCTGCTCATCGGTTCCGGCAAAACGCTGGAAACGGCGCGTCACCACAGATTGGTTTTCTACCCGATGACCGGAGGCTTTCAGGCGTTCTATACCGCGAGCCGCTGCGGCCTGATTAACACAGAAACCTGAAGGGGCAATCAAACGAATCGTGGACATGGCATTTCCTGGCTGTGAATTATTTGGTTATCATGCCGCTAACAAAGGTGGTTGTCACCCGCCAGGCGGCGATGAATCGCAGTTCTCAGTACTGAAATAAGGATAGATGCGTGAATATAAGATGGCTGATTGTATTGGTTTTGTTTTTGGCAGGATGTTCAAGTCACACCACGAAACAACCCGAGTGGGATCCAACCAAACCGGTACAACGCGCATTAACATGGATGCCAATAACCGATCAGGCAGCAAAAGAGTGGGGCGTAAGCCCGCGAGTGATTACGGCTATCATCGCCGTTGAATCCGGCGGTAACCCAACACTTGTCAGTAAATCCAACGCGGTTGGTCTGATGCAAATTAAAGCCTCAACGGCGGGGGCGGATGTTTACCGCCATCTGGGATGGGGTGGGCAGCCCTCAACCAGCGACCTGAAAGATCCCGCGCGCAACATCTCAGTGGGCACCGCGTATTTGAGTATTCTTGAACACGGCATTCTGGCGGGCATTGAAAATCCGCAAACTATGCAATATGCCCTGCTGGCGTCATACGCCAATGGCGCGGGGGCGTTGCTTAGAACGTTCTCATCAGATCGCAAAAAGGCGATTAATGAAATCAACGATCTAAGCCCGGATGAGTTTTACGATTACATCGCTAAAAACCACCCGGCACCGCAGGCTCCGCGTTACCTGTATAAAGTTTCAAAAGCGTTAAACGCGATGTAATTATTTCACCCGGCCTGCTTTTTCACGCGCAGAACGTTCCAGCGAGAAAATAATTCGCTGTAATTCGCGCTCCGCGGCCGGGTTAACATTCAGAAAACGGAAACTCAGGCGCGGGGTGCTTACCGTCTGGTTTTTACTGTCGACAACCGTTCGCTCCGAAAGCGTTATCAACTGCATATCAAAGTGAAATTTCCCCCACTGTGCTAAATCCAGCTCAACCTGAGAAAAACGCATTCCTGCGTTTAGCCCCTCCGGCAATGGCCCATCAACTAACGCCCCCATCCCACCCAATGACAAATCACACAGTCGAAACTGGAAGGGCGAACCGTCAGGGAGCGTGGTATTGCAATGATAATAGGGCTGAAGCGGGGCGGTAATTCGGAAGTACTCGCGACGTTGAACAAACCAAAGCGATGGCGGGACGGATGCATGGAAAGCCGGCAAGTTCAGATAATCAATGGCGCGTAATTCAGGCAACACGAACTCGACCTTTGCCCCTTCCGTTTCGGCGGTGAACTGAATGTTTTTCGCCTTTTGAACGGCCTGGTTTTCATACGCCTGGCTGCCAAAATCCACGATCAACCCCGCAGCCGAAACCTCAAGAATTTTGCTGATAAATTGCCCCGATGGCCAACTGAGACGGACCGGCACCTGGTTTTTATGCAGATCGCGTAACACACCTAATACAGCCAGAGGGCTTTGTTTCAGAAACTGTTCGTTATAGTTACTCAAGGCCAGGTCCATGTTCTGTTTTTATAAAGCGGTAAGCTGGTATATCGGCGGAACGGCTGAAAACTTAACGGAAATCTCACATTTTTAAGGGAAGAAATTCAACAGCGATCACGTTTTTCAAATGCTTGATTATACTTAGCGTACCGACAGACAGAACCCGCTGCCAAATCACTGTGGATTCTGACTTGTTACCACACACAATAATGAGAGGATGTTGAACATGGGTATCATTGCGTGGATTATTTTCG
This genomic window from Buttiauxella gaviniae contains:
- the ldcA gene encoding muramoyltetrapeptide carboxypeptidase, producing MSTIRLIAPSGFCVNQAAAARGIERLKASGHRVENQSVVTRRFQRFAGTDEQRLADIQDLSVLPTECDIVLAVRGGYGATRLLENIDYSRIGRALRERTPIICGHSDFTAIQLALLSQTGTITFSGPMLAGNFGSEELNSFTWQHFWQAITEPQFTLNWQSATPACSASGKLWGGNLAMLVSLMGSPWLTPIDGGILVVEDINEHPFRVERMLLQLHHAGILARQKALILGSFNGATLSDYDGDYDFDEMCHMLQQRLSIPVLRGLPFGHEPETVTLPLGAYGELHHDGQTASLTISGHPVLRQNN
- the emtA gene encoding membrane-bound lytic murein transglycosylase EmtA, translating into MNIRWLIVLVLFLAGCSSHTTKQPEWDPTKPVQRALTWMPITDQAAKEWGVSPRVITAIIAVESGGNPTLVSKSNAVGLMQIKASTAGADVYRHLGWGGQPSTSDLKDPARNISVGTAYLSILEHGILAGIENPQTMQYALLASYANGAGALLRTFSSDRKKAINEINDLSPDEFYDYIAKNHPAPQAPRYLYKVSKALNAM
- the ycgR gene encoding flagellar brake protein YcgR, producing the protein MSNYNEQFLKQSPLAVLGVLRDLHKNQVPVRLSWPSGQFISKILEVSAAGLIVDFGSQAYENQAVQKAKNIQFTAETEGAKVEFVLPELRAIDYLNLPAFHASVPPSLWFVQRREYFRITAPLQPYYHCNTTLPDGSPFQFRLCDLSLGGMGALVDGPLPEGLNAGMRFSQVELDLAQWGKFHFDMQLITLSERTVVDSKNQTVSTPRLSFRFLNVNPAAERELQRIIFSLERSAREKAGRVK